TCTGCCATCCTTTACTTTGCTGAACTGCAAAGATAAAGAATCCGTCCACGCCGCCTTAAATGAACTCTACACCTGCATGAAGTCCAGGTTCACATTTCAGGATAGGATTTACGCTGAGGCCTGGCCGAATATCAATGTTCCCGAATCAGGTCCCGTTACAGGTGGCAATGGTGAGTGGGCCATTGCCTGCCTTCAGGCCTGGCCCTGTAAGGAAGGTCGTCTCGCCTTTATGGAAAAGCTTGGAGGTTACCCGCACCTAGCCATGGTCAGTAATGATTTTATCCTCGACTATAACCTAGACAGGGTTTACAGGAAAAAAGAATTGTCCCAGTACAGAATGCTCAAAGTCAGTGGTTTAAAAGCGGATCAAGCCTGGTTTACTGTGGATCATAAGAAGAAATAACAAAAACTGTCATCCAGTGAATAATTCTCATTTCTGGCCTGACATGTTAAAAAACTTGCCTTCCCCCGGCACACTCATTAGGGTTTTGTTATGATTCGCTTACGTATACAGAACTGAAAAACTGAAACTACTTGTTTTCTCAGAGCAATTGATTTCCCTCTGTGGACTGATTAATTTATGAAACCAAAACTTCTCATCATCGAAGATGAGCTGTCTGTTGCCAAACAATTGAGATGGGGCCTGGATAAAGAATATGACATAACCATCGCAACAACAGTTAAGCAGGCAAAACCGTTACTTGCCTCAGGTGTCTTCCGTGTTGCCACCCTTGATCTTGGCCTTCCCCTTACCCGGACAGTCCGAAACAGGGGTTTTCCCTTCTGGAAGAGATTCCCACCCTTGCCCCTCACTGCCGTATAATTGTCATCACAGGAAATGCGGAGAAAGAAAACGCCATCCAGGCTGTTGCCATGGGAGCAGCCGATTTCTGTGCCAAACCCATTGACCTGAAGGTCCTGAAAATTATCCTGTCCCGTACTTTCAAGATTCATAAACTTGAAGAGGAAAACCGGCAGCAACAGTGCAGAAATTATGAAAAGGGCAAATTCTGCGGCATGATCGGCACCTCCCCAATCATGCAGGAGATCTTCAGGCAATTCATCCACGCCGGTAAAACGGACTACCCTGTTCTTCTTTCAGGTAATACCGGAACAGGCAAAGAAATAGCCGCCCGGGCAATACACAGCCTCAGCTCACGGTCCGAAAAATCGTTCATAACCATTAACTGTGGAGCAATTCCCGAAAACCTGCTGGAAAGTGAATTATTCGGTCACGAAAAAGGTTCCTTTACCGGTGCCACAAAACGTAAAATCGGTAAATTTGAACAGGCCGATCACGGCACGATTTTTCTCGATGAAATCGGAGAGCTTCCCCATACTCTGCAGGTAAAACTTCTCCGCGTTCTCCAGGAAGGAACAATTGACAGGGTGGGCGGGAATGAAACAATCAAACTCGATATACGCATAATCGCCGCGACAAACAGAAATCTTGAAGAAGAAACTGAAAAAAATCGTTTCCGTGAAGATCTCTTCTACCGTCTCAATGTTGTGCCGATCCATCTGCCGGACCTGACAAAACGTCCGGAAGATATTCTTCTCCTCGCTCAGGACTGCCTGGCCAGGGAATCTGAAAAACTGCAGAGAAGAGCATCTTTTACCCCCAAAGCGCTGGCAGCACTTACGGCCCACCCATGGCCGGGAAATGTCAGGGAGCTGCAAAATCGTATCAAGAGAGCCCTTGGGTCGACCCAGGACAAGGTCATCACCCTGACGGATCTTGGTTTCCAGCAGATTGACGGCAAAGAAGAAAACCAGACACTCTCCACATTGAAACAGGCTCGCGATTCGGCCGAATACAGTGCTGTCTGCAAGGCCCTGGCCCTGAGCAACAACAACATCAGCAGAGCCGCAAAACTGCTTGAGATAAGCAGACCAACCCTGCATGATCTTATAAAAAAGCATGGCGTGGCGACAGGAAAATATAATAAAACCTGAAGCCAAAAAACTCCGATGGAATCGGAGTTTTTTCGTACTATTTTTTTTCTGAAAACTACTTCTGAAAAACTCTACCAGACCTACTCTTTCCTGTGGGCACCACGCCTGCGATTATAACCAACCAGTCCGAGAAGACCGATACCCATTAACAAAACAGTTCCGGGCTCCGGAACTGGATTGGAAACTGCCGAAAAACTCGCCTCCGCTGCTCCACCCAAAAAAGGTACTCCCCCAGTATCCATGGCAAGTGCAGTAACAAACAAAGTCAGCGTATGAGTGCCGGAACTTAAAAACAGGTTATCATATTGACCTTGAAAATGCCCGGTACCAAGCGTTGTTGTACTTGTCCAGGGTACTTCAAAACCATCAAGATAGAGAGCAAATTCATCACCCGGAACGAACTGATCCGCTACAGTTACAAGCGTCATGACGGAATCGGAACCAACAGTGATATTCCAGTCAATATCAGAGCCGAATTCAATACCGTCAATCTGCCCAAGACCATCATCCCAGTCAAAGCTTCCTGTCCAGCCGACCAGTGGATCTATAATAACAGTACTGTTTGCAGATACGGTGAAGCCCAGCAGGAACACTATTTGACAAAGTATTATTGATATTTTTTTCATTTCTCTCCCCTCTTTATATTAGCTATTTTTTTTAAACCGTTTACGGTTATAACCCAGCAAACCGGCAAGACCAAGACCCATCAACAGAACAGTTGATGGCTCAGGAACAGGATCATTGGGAACAACCTGCTCAAATGTGCCTATAGTCATATCATCAAAACCAAACTGGTCTACCGAAGAGGGATTTATAAAACTGATGGAGGTGAAAGCTTTTAACGGATCATCCTCATAAAATCCGAAATAGAGAACAGAACCACTGGTGCTGCCTCCCGAACCAACAGTATTACCGACATTCAACGTTGTGGAACCCCCACCGGCATAAGTCACTGATAATTCACCACCAAAGTCTCCGACATCTGTTGCATAAAACCCGAATGCTGAAATCGCTGCACTGAAACTGATCGTAAAATTACCTGTTTCCGCTGCCCAGTAATTTGTTCCTGATGTCGCCCATCGTCCAGCAGCAGTTGAATCATCAACAGAACCCGAGCCTGTCAGCGTTGCAGTTCCTGCTCCGGCAAAAGTGAGTGCAAGTGGTACTCCGGTACCTGTTGAAAAACTCTCAAAGGTCTGAGTTCCAACCCCTGAAAGATTGGAGAGAAAAGCCGTTGCGGCAGCATCAGAATTCGTTCTTGCTCCACCGACACCAGTTAAATCTTCTCCAAAAAACGTAACCGCTGTGGCATTTGCATTTCCCGTTAAACCAACCATCAGCAATGCTGCCCCAAATCCATATATTATTTTCTTTTTCATTGTATTCTCCTTTTGCAATAATTTGCATCCAGCACATCAGTTGTATTACCTGATGCAAATGGTATTCCATTTTTTTTGAAATTAAGAATGAATCATATCCCGGCTCAATCTCTTTCGACTGATCCGACGCTATCCCTGGAAAACCGTGGTGAACAGCTGAACAATCTTTGACTGTATCTTTCTTGTTCAGGGAGAGAAAACCCCTTGGGAAATGACAAAGGAAAGCAAATATGAGAAGATGTCGGATAATTTTACAACCGACTCCAGAGAAAAAATGTAAGAAATCATCTACGGAAAATTACTGTTAATATCCTATCATCACCCGCAGTTACTTGAGAAAAAGAATCACTCTCAGCAAATTTTTTATTTTCCTCAGCACTTTTTATTAGAAATTTATGAGACAATATCGTCTGGTATGTGTCAGCTAATTTTACAATTTATTTTAAAAAAATCTTTAACGTTCAGAAAAATCATATTGTTTTAATAAGTTACACGGAATCGCTCAACCAGCCGCATTTAATTTCAGTCGAAACCGTGCGCCGCCATTCTTCCGGTTTCCTGCTGTAATTGTTCCTTCGAGCTTTTCAACCATCTTTTTCACCTGCCATAACCCGATGCCACTTCCTCCCTTCTTTGTTGTTTTAAACGGCTCAAACAATGCATCAGGTAGAAGTGCCTCCAGTATCCCCGGTCCATTGTCCAATATTGTTATGACAATTTTTTTTGTGCTACTCTCTTGCACCGCAACCATACGAACCGCAAGATTATTTTCTCTCGCCTGATATGCATTGATAAGAATATTTTCAATAATGGAAGTTAAGAGACTTGGATCTCCTTTCACCTGCAGATTTTCTTTGATATCGATTGAAATTGCCATTGTCGCAAGCTTAGACTGTAACCTGCGACAGCAGTCTTCAAGGAAGTGCCGCAGATCAATTACCTGCCAGTCGACCACTATCTCATTTTTCAATGTATTCAACCGTTCCTCCACACGGGCCATTCTTCGCAGGGCATCATCCACCGACTCAAGCATATCTCTCTGGAACTCAGGTTCATGAATATGATCAACCGCGTTTTCCTGTAACAATGAAAGCATGGTAGCAGCATTTTTTATATCATGGAGAACAAAAGCGGACAGACGGTCCCATGCCTGCCGTTCCCTGGCTCCCGCAAGCTGCTCGGCCATACGAACGGCCAGAAGCGCCGAAGCCGTCTGACTGCCGAGGGCCGTAAGCAGATCAAAATCGTCATAACCATACCGGCCTCCTGTATATTCCGGCCCCAACCCGATTAAACCAGGCAATTGACTGCCGATGGAAACAGGTGCCACAAGAATCAGGTCAAAAGAAGAGAGAAACTGTTCTTTTTCTTTCAGTACATTTTTCAATGCGTTGCTCTTATTTTTTTCCCCTCCGTGAAAATAGGGATGAACAGATATATACTCAATCAGCGGATCATCAGGTTGAAGAAAGTTGTCTTTTTTCCTTCCAGTAAAATTTTCCGGATAAGAGACGAGACTGTACCCCTTTGACCTGTCACCAAGCCAGATATAAATTTTCGTTGTATAGAGACTGGCTGACAATACCCGTCGCAAAGCCCGGACAACTCCATCCTCGGTTAAGGCACCCTGCAGTTGCTCTGACAGTGCCAGCCATTCATCCCTGTACTCATATTTGTTGATATAAAAATGTGTTGAAATAAAAAAATGAATCCGGCTTCTGATTTTGCCGGAGAGACCGAAAACGGTAACTCCAATTCCCCCCAGGACAAGAAACAGCCATTTCAGGACAAAAGACATTTCCAGTCCAAACGTACGCATGACGAGTGTGACTGTGCCAAATCCAAGAAAATATCCAGCCAGCAGCGAGGGAACAACAAAAGAATAAATCACTTTCCTGGAAACGAAGATCTTCCTGTTCAGCAGTCGATGGTGAATAATTGCATACAACATCACGACACCACCTGCCGACAGCAAACCAGCGATAAGAGTTAAATGATCCGGCAGTATAGTCAGGTAGGTCAACCGATAAGACATGACCCAGGCTATGGAACCACAAACCAGGTATGCACCGACGATAAAGAATTTATACTCCCATCTCTGCGCCGCCTCCAGACGGCGCCAGAACTGTTCAAGACGCCAGGCAACATAAAGCGTTACGGCAAGAATAAAAATCGCAGCAAAATAGACAGGGTCAAATGTCTGAAAAGACATCTCCACGCTCGAAACTTCGAACAGGGAACAGCAGAGAATAAAACCACAAACGGCAACAGTTGCTACCGCGGCAATAACAGGTTTGGTTTTAAAACCGGTTGAGATTTTCCCAAAACCTCCAGCTATCACATCACGGAGATGAAAGGCCATTAAAAACCAGATAAATGCGAATATAACCTCGGAAACAAGAACCACCTGCACGAAAGACCCAGTCCACTGATAGGCAAGAAAGGCATATTCCAGAGAGAGGAGAAAAAGCGCAAACAATGCCTGCACAAGCGCGCGGGAAAACCGTTTTTCAGGTTCTTTCAGGAAAAATGTAAAGAAACCCGACAGGAACAGTAATCCATTAATTATATATAATATTACCAATGGACAGCCCTTTTATTCTTTGTCCGTCACCCATTCTCCCGCCTTTTCTGCACACTGGCCTCAAGAAGCTCTTTTGTATAAGGATGTTCAGCCTTCAGGGAACGAAGATCTTCCACTCCCAGGACTTCAACAATTTCACCCTGGTTCATTACAGCAATTTCGCTGCACATATGGCCCACTACGGCCAGGTCATGGGAAACCATGAGATAAGTCAGGTGCCTTTCCCGACGCAGGCGCACCAGCAGGTTTAATATTTCAGCCTGCACGGAAACATCCAGGGCAGAGGTGGGTTCATCCAGCAGGAGAATGGAAGGTTCAATAATCAGGGCGCGGGCGATGGCCACCCGTTGTCGCTGGCCGCCGGAAAGCTGATGGGGCCAGCGGAAACGAAAGGACTGGTCAAGCCCCACATCATCAAGAGTTTCCACTATCCGCCTGTTGACATCATCAAAACCATGAAGAGACAGGGCCTCCTGCAATACATGATCAACTGTCTGCCGGGGATGCAGGGATGCGTAAGGATCCTGGAAAACCATCTGAACCGCCCGATAGAATTCCTTGTCCCGTTCCTTTCCAAGAACACTGCCCAGTACGGAAATCCTTCCAGACCAGGTCGGAGCAAGGCCGGTAATGGCCCGCAGTATGGTCGATTTTCCTGAACCCGACTCCCCGACAAGACCGAAACTGTCTCCCAGCGGAACTGAAAAACCGGCATCAATCACTGCATCTACACGATCTTCACCCTCACCGAACCAGACATCGACATGCTCGAGTTCTATTCCGTTTTCTTTCCCTTCACGCACGATCTTTCTCCATTTCTACAACACCACTGACACTGGGGTCCAGACTCCAGGCCTCATCACGTTTCAGCACTTCAAGATGGTCAACCGGATGGTCCAGCCGTGGCATGGAATTCAGCAGCCCAACGGTATACGGATGAGTGGCTTCATGCAGTCTGTCGGCCCGGCATGTCTCCACAATCCGTCCAGAGTACATGATCAGCACACGATCACAGAACGCCGACACCACATTGAGATCATGACTGATGAAAATAAGCCCCATACCCCGTTCTCTGACAAGCTTATCCATAATTTCCAAGACCTCCTTCTGTACTGTCACATCAAGAGCCGAGGTAGGTTCGTCCGCAATCAGAATCTGTGGATCGGGAATAAGCATCATGGCAATCATGATACGCTGCCCCATGCCACCAGACATTTCATGGGATAGGCATTAAAAACCCTTTCCGGATCCCGAATCAGAACATTTTCAAGCATGGTTAACGTCTTTTTCCTTGCCTCTGCACGGCTGGAACGGGCATGCAGGCGATACGCCTCACAGATCTGGTCTCCGATCCGCATCACCGGATTGAGGGAAAACTTGGGATCCTGCATGATCATGGAGATCCTGTGTCCCCTTACACTGCGCATCTGTTTTTCGCTGAAATCCAGCAGGTTCTCCCCCTCAAGAGCGATACGATCAGCCTCAAGAATACCAGGTTTCTTTATCAGTCGCAGAATGGCTCTTCCGGTCATGGATTTCCCGGAACCGGACTCCCCGACAATCCCGAGCCGCTCCCGGCCAAGGGAAAAGGAAATTCGGCGAACCGCCTCGAAAATACCGTTTCGGGTTGGAAATTTTACAGTCAGGTTTTCTACTTCAAGCAGATTCGTCATTTTGAACTCTTCTTTGGATCCAGAACATCCCGCAGACCATCACCCAGCAGGTTGAATGCCAGGGAGACGATGAAAATTGCAAGTCCAGGCATGGTCGCCACCCACCAGTGATCAAGGATGAATTTGCGTCCGGCAGAAATCATGGCACCCCATTCAGGAGATGGTGGCTGAGCCCCCAGGCCAAGAAAACCAAGCCCTGCCGCTGTAAGAATTATTCCGGCCATATCCAGCGTCACCCGGATAACCAGAGAAGAAATACAAAGCGGCCAGATATGGCGTGTGATAATTTGCAATGACCCCGCTCCCTGGAGTTTAATGGCATGGATAAAATCCGCGTTACGTATAGTCAGGGTTTCTGCCCTGGCAATACGGGCATAAGGTGGCCAGGCAGTAAGGACAATGGCCAGGACGGCATTTTCAATCCCCGCTCCCAGGGCTGAAACAAAGGCAAGAGCCAGTATCAGCTTCGGGAATGCCAGAAAGATATCGGTGATACGCATCAGGGTCACATCCACCCAGCCACCGAGATAACCCGCTGCAGTACCGACAAAAAGCCCGACAATTGGTGCCATCAGGGCAACCAGGGAGACGATATAGAGTGTAATCCTCGAACCATAGATCAATCTGCTCAGTATATCGCGCCCCAGAGAATCAGAGCCGAGAATATACCCTCCTTCCCCCGGT
The DNA window shown above is from Desulfomarina profundi and carries:
- a CDS encoding PEP-CTERM sorting domain-containing protein, with protein sequence MKKKIIYGFGAALLMVGLTGNANATAVTFFGEDLTGVGGARTNSDAAATAFLSNLSGVGTQTFESFSTGTGVPLALTFAGAGTATLTGSGSVDDSTAAGRWATSGTNYWAAETGNFTISFSAAISAFGFYATDVGDFGGELSVTYAGGGSTTLNVGNTVGSGGSTSGSVLYFGFYEDDPLKAFTSISFINPSSVDQFGFDDMTIGTFEQVVPNDPVPEPSTVLLMGLGLAGLLGYNRKRFKKNS
- the prsK gene encoding XrtA/PEP-CTERM system histidine kinase PrsK, which encodes MVILYIINGLLFLSGFFTFFLKEPEKRFSRALVQALFALFLLSLEYAFLAYQWTGSFVQVVLVSEVIFAFIWFLMAFHLRDVIAGGFGKISTGFKTKPVIAAVATVAVCGFILCCSLFEVSSVEMSFQTFDPVYFAAIFILAVTLYVAWRLEQFWRRLEAAQRWEYKFFIVGAYLVCGSIAWVMSYRLTYLTILPDHLTLIAGLLSAGGVVMLYAIIHHRLLNRKIFVSRKVIYSFVVPSLLAGYFLGFGTVTLVMRTFGLEMSFVLKWLFLVLGGIGVTVFGLSGKIRSRIHFFISTHFYINKYEYRDEWLALSEQLQGALTEDGVVRALRRVLSASLYTTKIYIWLGDRSKGYSLVSYPENFTGRKKDNFLQPDDPLIEYISVHPYFHGGEKNKSNALKNVLKEKEQFLSSFDLILVAPVSIGSQLPGLIGLGPEYTGGRYGYDDFDLLTALGSQTASALLAVRMAEQLAGARERQAWDRLSAFVLHDIKNAATMLSLLQENAVDHIHEPEFQRDMLESVDDALRRMARVEERLNTLKNEIVVDWQVIDLRHFLEDCCRRLQSKLATMAISIDIKENLQVKGDPSLLTSIIENILINAYQARENNLAVRMVAVQESSTKKIVITILDNGPGILEALLPDALFEPFKTTKKGGSGIGLWQVKKMVEKLEGTITAGNRKNGGARFRLKLNAAG
- a CDS encoding sigma-54 interaction domain-containing protein — its product is MGAADFCAKPIDLKVLKIILSRTFKIHKLEEENRQQQCRNYEKGKFCGMIGTSPIMQEIFRQFIHAGKTDYPVLLSGNTGTGKEIAARAIHSLSSRSEKSFITINCGAIPENLLESELFGHEKGSFTGATKRKIGKFEQADHGTIFLDEIGELPHTLQVKLLRVLQEGTIDRVGGNETIKLDIRIIAATNRNLEEETEKNRFREDLFYRLNVVPIHLPDLTKRPEDILLLAQDCLARESEKLQRRASFTPKALAALTAHPWPGNVRELQNRIKRALGSTQDKVITLTDLGFQQIDGKEENQTLSTLKQARDSAEYSAVCKALALSNNNISRAAKLLEISRPTLHDLIKKHGVATGKYNKT
- a CDS encoding ABC transporter ATP-binding protein, which codes for MREGKENGIELEHVDVWFGEGEDRVDAVIDAGFSVPLGDSFGLVGESGSGKSTILRAITGLAPTWSGRISVLGSVLGKERDKEFYRAVQMVFQDPYASLHPRQTVDHVLQEALSLHGFDDVNRRIVETLDDVGLDQSFRFRWPHQLSGGQRQRVAIARALIIEPSILLLDEPTSALDVSVQAEILNLLVRLRRERHLTYLMVSHDLAVVGHMCSEIAVMNQGEIVEVLGVEDLRSLKAEHPYTKELLEASVQKRRENG
- a CDS encoding PEP-CTERM sorting domain-containing protein is translated as MKKISIILCQIVFLLGFTVSANSTVIIDPLVGWTGSFDWDDGLGQIDGIEFGSDIDWNITVGSDSVMTLVTVADQFVPGDEFALYLDGFEVPWTSTTTLGTGHFQGQYDNLFLSSGTHTLTLFVTALAMDTGGVPFLGGAAEASFSAVSNPVPEPGTVLLMGIGLLGLVGYNRRRGAHRKE
- a CDS encoding ABC transporter permease, producing MSTVLETPRKQTLYEWLTTDTPTSRRQARFCAWYRSWQAFRSNPMAMFGLTILFVLVLVAALAPLLAPHSPFTQDLAARLTPPGEGGYILGSDSLGRDILSRLIYGSRITLYIVSLVALMAPIVGLFVGTAAGYLGGWVDVTLMRITDIFLAFPKLILALAFVSALGAGIENAVLAIVLTAWPPYARIARAETLTIRNADFIHAIKLQGAGSLQIITRHIWPLCISSLVIRVTLDMAGIILTAAGLGFLGLGAQPPSPEWGAMISAGRKFILDHWWVATMPGLAIFIVSLAFNLLGDGLRDVLDPKKSSK